Genomic segment of Bacteroides stercoris ATCC 43183:
TGCTTCTGCAATAGAAGTGATTTAAGAGTATTCATTGCTGAATATAGAAGCCCGTATGAAATAAAGGAAACTATTTCCTTTTACTTCATACGGGTTCTTTTTGTATTTATGGGAATGTTAAACATATAATGGAAAAATACAGATAAATAGTTTGTTTTATCTTTTTTTTTCCTTAAGTTTATAGCGTGATAAAGAAATAACAAAGTATTAACCATTAAATTTATGAATATGAGAACGATAACATTTAATGAACTCCGTAAGATTAAAGACTCATTACCTAGTGGTAGTATGCATAGAATAGCCGATGAACTTGGACTTAATGTTGACACTGTAAGAAATTTCTTTGGCGGTCATAACTTTAAGGAGGGTAAAAGTGTTGGAATTCACTTAGAACCCGGTCCGGATGGCGGTTTAGTAATGATTGATGATACTACCGTTCTTGATCGGGCTTTAAAAATTTTAGATGAAATGGCAGGTGAAACTGCTGAACCTGTTCAGGCTTAAGAAAAGAAAGTAAAGAAGGATCCCAATTGTTTCTCAGCAATTGGGATTTCTTGTTTGTTTTGTAAATAAATATAATAGACGACTTATGGAAGATAAATTAGTAACATTAGCGATTCTTACGTATGCTAAGGCACAAATACTAAAGAATGTTCTCGAAAATGAAGGTATTGAGACTTACATTCATAATGTAAATCAAATACAGCCGGTTGTATCTTCCGGTGTGCGTGTTCGTATAAAAGAAAGCGACTTACCGCATGCTTTGAAAATTACGGAAAGCTCGGCATGGTTGTCCGAAGAAGTAGTGGGAGAGAAGATGCCCCAAATAGAGAAAGGCAGTAATAAGGTCTTGATTCCTGTCGATTTTTCAAGTTATTCATTGAAAGCATGTGAGTTCGGTTTTAATTTTGCAAAAAACATAGATGCTGAAGTAGTTTTGCTTCATGTATATTTTACACCTATCTATGCGACTTCATTGCCATACGGTGATGTTTTTAACTATCAGTTGAGTGATGAAGAGAATGTCCGGAATATATTGCAGAAAGTACATTCGGATTTGAATGCTTTGTCCGATAAAGTAAAAGCTAAAGTTACATCCGGAGAGTTTCCTGATATAAAATACACTTGCGTATTGAGAGAAGGCATTCCAGAAGAAGAGATATTACGCTATTCTAAAGAAAATCGTCCGAGAATTATCATCATGGGAACGCGTGGTAAGAATCAGAAAGATATTGATTTGATTGGTAGTGTAACCGCTGAAGTTATCGAGCGTAGTCGCGTACCGGTTTTAGCCATTCCGGAGAATACACCGTTCAAAGAATTTAACGCTGTAAAACGTATTGCATTTATTACGAATTTTGACCAGCGCGATTTGATAGCTTTTGATTCATTAATTAATAGTTTAAAGCCATTTTGCTTCTCTGTTTCTTTAATACACTTAGCTGATGTAAAAGACACTTGGAATGAGATAAAGTTGGGTGGCATTAAAGAGTATTTCCAAAAACAGTATCCGCAATTGGAAATTCATTATGATGTAGTGAAGAATGATGATTTCCTTAATAGCTTGGATGAATATATTAAAACTAATCACATAGATATTATTACATTGACATCATATAAGCGAAATATATTTTCTCGTTTGTTTAATCCAGGAATTGCCAGAAAAATGATTTTCCATTCTGATACACCATTGCTGGTTATCTATGGGCGGCCTAATTGAAATGATAATTTTAATCTGTCTAGGTAAGGACGTGGGCTACCGCTAAATGCTGAATTAGTTTTAGTGGAGTCCACTTATTTTTTATCTTTTCATGGTTATACTATTACATGTCCCATTTCCTATGTTTGTGATGTAATATCAATATTATGTTTAATATATAACACCATAAACTAAAATAAACCTTTATTCTTCTCTAATTTGGAAGAAAATTATACCAAAGATAGCTTACATATTCAAGCTATCTTTGGTAATAGTAGCAATTCAATTATTGCATCAATTTTTCTATTTCATCAAATTCAGGACCCATTTGTAAGTTATAATAAACTCTGTATAATCCATTTAGCCACAAATCTTTCTGTTCAGGTTTCAGTTCTCTTGCTTTTTCATAATTAGGTCTTGCCTTTTCATAGAAAACTTTCAGTGTAGCTTGGTCTTCTTTGTATTTTGGATTATTGACATCAGTAGTAGCTTTTTCAGAGAAATCCTGAGCTTGCAGGCAATAGATTAAGCCCAAGTTGGAATATGCTTCTGCATAGTTAGGATCTACTTCAATGGTTTTGTTGTAGAATTCAATGGCTTTTTCATAATCTTTCATGTTATGATAAAGGTATCCTTTTACGTACAAATAGAATGTGTTATTAGGATCTTTAGCCAACATATCATCTGCAAACTGCATTGCTTCGTCAAACTTATTATTATTGCTATAATAATCAATCAGATGTCCAAAGAAGAATGAATGTTCAGGATACTTTTGGATACCATCTTTTAAGGAAGCGATCCACTTGACAGTATCACCTTGAGCTTTCAATGCTGTAGAAATAAATTCCATGGCATATTTACCCACTTCTTTGTCCTCCTTTGCATAAGGTGCATATTTCAACACGCTTGGATAATCTTCCATTTTGGCTGCAGCTAAGCTTGCATAATAAGCAATTTGGGGCAATACAGTATCTGTTTGAAGCAGATTCTCCTTTTCAAACATAGGATTGATGGCAATGTCTACATAAGTTGCGAAGAAATCCAAAGCCTCTTTATTCTTATCTAAATTAAAGAACTGGATACCACCGTTAATCAGGTTGGGACGCGCAGCTAATATAGCAGCACTGTTCGATCTTCTGAACTTATTTTTGATTTTACCTTTTTCGTTAGGAATCTGTGCAAGTTCATCGCATTTAAAGTAGTATTTGCACATATTCAGTGCGCTGTTATACACTTTAAGAGTATCATAAGGCTTTCTTAAATAAGCATTCTCCATTTCCTTTTCATTGATTCTCTTTTGAATAAAGCCGGCTACATCCCATGTTTCGGCGTTGTCTTTGGTTTCAGCATTGTTCAGAGCTTCATTGATGAGCTTCTCTGCTTGTGCAAAATCCGGTTTTACGTCGTTAGCGATGCTTTTTGCCTCTTTCACGCTCTTTTCCTGAGCGAAGGTAAAGCCTGCCGCAAGTAGTAAAACCATTGAAAATAATACTCTTTTCATGATTGTAGAAAATTTTAAATTAATATTGTGTCTATTCTTCATTTTCATTGTTTACTATATCGTTCTGAGTTTTTTCTGATGCATCGCTATCCTCTTCTGCAATGATATCCTCTTCGGTTTCCGAGGTAACTTTACATACGGATCCAATTTCATCATTACGTTTTTCAAGATTAATCAGTCGTACTCCCTGCGTAGCACGTCCCATTATACGAACATCTGCTACTTTCAGACGGATGGTGATACCCGATTTATTGATAATCATTAAATCATTCTCGTCTGTTACAGACTTGATTGTTACCAGTTTGCCGGTTTTATCGGTGATATTCATAGTTTTTACACCTTTACCGCCACGGTTTGTCTTACGATAATCCTCAATATCAGAACGTTTACCGTATCCTTGTTCTGACACAACCATGATTGTCTCAGTTTCAGGGTCTTTGATGCAAATCATTCCGACAACTTCGTCTTGCCCGTCTTCATCGAGCGTCATGCCGCGTACACCGGTAGCTGTACGTCCCATTACGCGTACGGCACTTTCGTGGAAACGGATAGCACGTCCGTTGCGATTGGCAATGATAATCTCATTGTCACCGTTAGTCATGCGCACCTCGATTACGCGGTCATCTTCGCGGATTGTAATGGCATTGACACCATTTTGGCGAGGACGGGAATATTGTTCGAGCAATGTTTTCTTAATGACGCCATTCTTTGTGCAGAACAGTACATAATGACTGTTAATGAAATCCTGGTCGTTCAGGTTCTTCACGCGCAGGTATGCATTTACGGCGTCATCAGAGTCTATATTCAATAGGTTCTGAATGGCGCGTCCCTTAGAATTTTTGGTTCCTTCGGGTATCTCATATACTTTCAGCCAATAGCACTTACCTTTTTGAGTGAAGAACATCATGGTATTGTGCATTGTTGCAGGATATATATGTTCTACAAAGTCCTCATCGCGTGTCTCTGTTCCCTTAGAACCTACCCCACCGCGGTTTTGGGCACGGAATTCGCTTAACGGCGTACGCTTGATATATCCCATATGAGAAATGGTAATAATCATTTCATCGTCTGCATAGAAATCTTCCGGGTTGAATTCTTCCGACGAATAAACTATTTCAGAGCGGCGTTCATCACCGTATTTAGTTTTAATCTCGATTAATTCATCTTTGATAACCTTGCGGCAGAGTTCGTCGTTAACAAGGATTTCTTCCAGATAAGCAATCTGCTTTTGGATTTCCTCATACTCGGCATGGAGTTGGTCCTGCATGAGTCCGGTTAACTGGCGCAGACGCATCTCTACGATGGCGCGCGATTGGATTTCAGTTAATTCAAAACGCTCCATCAAACCGCTGATTGCGTCATTCGGAGTTTTGGCGGCACGGATGATTTTGATTACCTCGTCAATATTGTCCGATGCGATAATCAAACCTTCTAAGATATGGGCACGTTCTTTAGCTTTACGCAAATCATATTGTGTACGGCGGATAACTACGTCGTGACGATGCTCTACGAAATACTTGATGAGGTCTTTCAGGTTCAGCAATCGAGGACGCCCGTGTACCAATGCCACGTTGTTTACGCCGAAAGAAGTCTGCAACAATGTCATCTTGTAGAGCTTGTTCAGCACTACACTGGCGTTGGCATCGCGTTTTACGTCGATGACGATGCGCATACCTTCGCGGTCAGACTCGTCGTTGGCATTGGAAATGCCCTCTATCTTTTTTTCGTTGGCTAAATCGGCGATGGATTTGATTAATTCGGCCTTATTTACTCCGTAAGGAATTTCGGTTACGACGATTTTGTCATGCGTGGAAGATGTTTCAATCTCAGCCTTGGCGCGCATTACGACACGTCCGCGACCAGTCATGTAGGCTTCGCGCACACCGCTCATACCATATATATAACCGCCTGTCGGGAAGTCGGGAGCTTTGACGTAAGTCATCAAATCTTCGATGTCGATATCATTATTGTCGATATATGCGACGCAGGCATCTATCACTTCGGACAGATTATGGGTCGGCATATTCGTGGCCATACCTACGGCGATACCGGAAGCACCGTTAACAAGAAGGTTCGGAATGCGGGTCGGCATTACGGTAGGTTCCAGCAACGAGTCATCGAAGTTGGTTTGCATGTCTACAGTCTCTTTATCAAGATCCTGCATCATTTCTTCTCCAATCTTTTGCAAGCGGCATTCCGTGTAACGCATGGCGGCTGCGCTGTCACCGTCCACAGAACCGTAGTTGCCTTGTCCGTCTACAAGCATGTAGCGCATAGCCCACGGCTGTGCCATACGGACGAGAGCGCCATATACGGATGAGTCACCGTGCGGGTGATATTTACCTAATACCTCACCGACAACTCTCGCAGATTTCTTATAGGGTTTATCCGACGTATTTCCCAGTCCCATCATACCGAAAAGAATTCTTCGGTGAACAGGTTTAAAACCATCTCTAACATCCGGAAGGGCACGTGAAACAATGACCGACATGGAGTAGTCAATGTACGAAGACTTCATTTCCTCCTCGATGTTAATCTTTATAATTCTGTCTTGTTCAAGCATTTAAAAAGATTATTAATTATACATTTGCGGGTTTGTGAAAAACCACGCTAAAGTACTGCTTTTTTACGATATACAAAAGTTTTCCCTCATAAACTTTGTTGCAGATTTCCATGCTTGAAACCCCGTTTGGATGTATGGTTTTTCGTTTGATGTATAATCGGTTAAAAATAAGACAGATACAAGTACCAGAAAGATACCTCCCTTTGGTACTCGGTGTACCTTACTAAGGTACGAGCCGTACCAAGCTTAGGTATATGAAGTTTCTTAGGTTGGTACATCGAATACCAACCGTTGGTACGGATGAAATTCCCACGTATTATAATATAATGTGTAGGGCGAACCGGAAAGATGTGATTTATGGCACGGGATTTGTATATTATTAATCCAGTTTATGGTATGCAATATAAAGAAATGCGTATCTTTGTCAGTCAAAACCTTTAATTAAGGAGATAAAAATTATATGAACAATCAATTTTCACAAAGAGTTTCTGATATTATAACTTATAGCAAGGAAGAAGCCAATCGACTGAGAAATAGATATATTGGCCCGGAGCATCTTCTGCTCGGCATGCTACGTGACGGTGGAGGAAAAGCTATCGAGATATTGATGAAACTCGATATAGACTTGAAGCAAGTAAAAAAGCGCATTGAAAGCTTCTTGAGAGATGCCGAAGACGACACCCTATTACCCGATGCGGATGTGCCATTGTCGCCAATGGCCGCTAAGATATTGAAGATGTGCATTCTGGAAGCGCGCATTTTAAAGAGTTCAACAGCCGATGCCGAACATGTGCTGTTGGCTATACTGAAGGATGGCGACAACCTGGCTGCCACCGTCCTGGAAGAGAACCAGGTGAATTATCAAGCTGTATTTGAACAGCTTACAATGCAATCCACCAACCCGAATGCTGGTATGGGATTTCCGGAAGAAGAGGAAGAAGAGGATGAAGACATGAACATGTCCCACTCTTCTCGCAATGCAGGACAAGGAGCGGCTTCTTCTGCACAGACTGCCTCGAAGAAGTCTTCCAATGATACTCCGGTCCTGGATAACTTCGGTACGGACATGACCCGTGCGGCAGAAGAAGGCAAGCTCGATCCGGTTGTAGGGCGTGAGCGTGAGATAGAACGCTTGGCGCAGATATTGAGTCGTCGTAAGAAAAACAATCCGGTGCTGATTGGTGAGCCGGGTGTCGGCAAGTCGGCTATTGTAGAGGGGTTGGCACTGCGTATCGTTCAAAAGAAAGTATCCCGTATCTTGTTTGACAAGCGGGTGATAATGCTCGATATGGCCTCTGTTGTAGCCGGAACCAAATACCGCGGACAGTTTGAAGAGCGCATTCGCTCCATTATCAATGAGTTGCAGAAGAATCCGAACGTAATCTTGTTCATAGACGAGATTCATACTATTGTAGGCGCCGGTGCAGCTGCCGGTTCTATGGATGCAGCCAATATGTTGAAGCCGGCTTTGGCTCGCGGCGAAATACAATGTATCGGTGCTACCACGCTTGACGAATACAGAAAGAATATCGAGAAAGACGGTGCTTTGGAGCGTCGTTTTCAGAAAGTTATAGTAGAACCCACTACTCCGGAAGAAACGCTCCAGATACTGAGAAACATAAAAGAGAAGTACGAAGACCATCATAATGTGAGCTATACGGACGAAGCGTTAGAGGCATGTGTCAAGTTGGCAGAGCGTTATATAACCGACCGTAACTTCCCGGATAAAGCCATTGATGCTTTGGACGAAGCCGGTTCGCGTGTGCATCTGACGAACATTAATGTTCCCAAAGAGATTGAAGAGCAAGAAAAGCTGATAGAAGACGCACGTGTTTTGAAGGCTGAAGCCGTAAAGTCGCAGAACTTTGAACTGGCCGCCAGTTATCGGGATAGAGAGAAAGAACTTTCCGCTCGCCTGGATGAAATGAAAGAGGAATGGGAAGTACGTCTCAAAGACGACCGTCAGCTCGTTGGAGAGGAAGAAATAGCCAATGTCATATCGATGATGTCCGGTATTCCGGTGCAACGTATGGCTCAGGCGGAAAGCCTTAAGCTTGCAGGTATGAAAGAAGATTTGCAGGCAAAAGTTGTGGCTCAGGATGCTGCGATAGAAAAACTTACCAAAGCCATCCTGCGCAGCCGTGTAGGCTTGAAAGACCCTAACCGCCCTATCGGAACGTTTATGTTTCTCGGTCCTACCGGCGTGGGT
This window contains:
- a CDS encoding universal stress protein, which codes for MEDKLVTLAILTYAKAQILKNVLENEGIETYIHNVNQIQPVVSSGVRVRIKESDLPHALKITESSAWLSEEVVGEKMPQIEKGSNKVLIPVDFSSYSLKACEFGFNFAKNIDAEVVLLHVYFTPIYATSLPYGDVFNYQLSDEENVRNILQKVHSDLNALSDKVKAKVTSGEFPDIKYTCVLREGIPEEEILRYSKENRPRIIIMGTRGKNQKDIDLIGSVTAEVIERSRVPVLAIPENTPFKEFNAVKRIAFITNFDQRDLIAFDSLINSLKPFCFSVSLIHLADVKDTWNEIKLGGIKEYFQKQYPQLEIHYDVVKNDDFLNSLDEYIKTNHIDIITLTSYKRNIFSRLFNPGIARKMIFHSDTPLLVIYGRPN
- a CDS encoding tetratricopeptide repeat protein; the protein is MKRVLFSMVLLLAAGFTFAQEKSVKEAKSIANDVKPDFAQAEKLINEALNNAETKDNAETWDVAGFIQKRINEKEMENAYLRKPYDTLKVYNSALNMCKYYFKCDELAQIPNEKGKIKNKFRRSNSAAILAARPNLINGGIQFFNLDKNKEALDFFATYVDIAINPMFEKENLLQTDTVLPQIAYYASLAAAKMEDYPSVLKYAPYAKEDKEVGKYAMEFISTALKAQGDTVKWIASLKDGIQKYPEHSFFFGHLIDYYSNNNKFDEAMQFADDMLAKDPNNTFYLYVKGYLYHNMKDYEKAIEFYNKTIEVDPNYAEAYSNLGLIYCLQAQDFSEKATTDVNNPKYKEDQATLKVFYEKARPNYEKARELKPEQKDLWLNGLYRVYYNLQMGPEFDEIEKLMQ
- the gyrA gene encoding DNA gyrase subunit A translates to MLEQDRIIKINIEEEMKSSYIDYSMSVIVSRALPDVRDGFKPVHRRILFGMMGLGNTSDKPYKKSARVVGEVLGKYHPHGDSSVYGALVRMAQPWAMRYMLVDGQGNYGSVDGDSAAAMRYTECRLQKIGEEMMQDLDKETVDMQTNFDDSLLEPTVMPTRIPNLLVNGASGIAVGMATNMPTHNLSEVIDACVAYIDNNDIDIEDLMTYVKAPDFPTGGYIYGMSGVREAYMTGRGRVVMRAKAEIETSSTHDKIVVTEIPYGVNKAELIKSIADLANEKKIEGISNANDESDREGMRIVIDVKRDANASVVLNKLYKMTLLQTSFGVNNVALVHGRPRLLNLKDLIKYFVEHRHDVVIRRTQYDLRKAKERAHILEGLIIASDNIDEVIKIIRAAKTPNDAISGLMERFELTEIQSRAIVEMRLRQLTGLMQDQLHAEYEEIQKQIAYLEEILVNDELCRKVIKDELIEIKTKYGDERRSEIVYSSEEFNPEDFYADDEMIITISHMGYIKRTPLSEFRAQNRGGVGSKGTETRDEDFVEHIYPATMHNTMMFFTQKGKCYWLKVYEIPEGTKNSKGRAIQNLLNIDSDDAVNAYLRVKNLNDQDFINSHYVLFCTKNGVIKKTLLEQYSRPRQNGVNAITIREDDRVIEVRMTNGDNEIIIANRNGRAIRFHESAVRVMGRTATGVRGMTLDEDGQDEVVGMICIKDPETETIMVVSEQGYGKRSDIEDYRKTNRGGKGVKTMNITDKTGKLVTIKSVTDENDLMIINKSGITIRLKVADVRIMGRATQGVRLINLEKRNDEIGSVCKVTSETEEDIIAEEDSDASEKTQNDIVNNENEE
- a CDS encoding ATP-dependent Clp protease ATP-binding subunit; this translates as MNNQFSQRVSDIITYSKEEANRLRNRYIGPEHLLLGMLRDGGGKAIEILMKLDIDLKQVKKRIESFLRDAEDDTLLPDADVPLSPMAAKILKMCILEARILKSSTADAEHVLLAILKDGDNLAATVLEENQVNYQAVFEQLTMQSTNPNAGMGFPEEEEEEDEDMNMSHSSRNAGQGAASSAQTASKKSSNDTPVLDNFGTDMTRAAEEGKLDPVVGREREIERLAQILSRRKKNNPVLIGEPGVGKSAIVEGLALRIVQKKVSRILFDKRVIMLDMASVVAGTKYRGQFEERIRSIINELQKNPNVILFIDEIHTIVGAGAAAGSMDAANMLKPALARGEIQCIGATTLDEYRKNIEKDGALERRFQKVIVEPTTPEETLQILRNIKEKYEDHHNVSYTDEALEACVKLAERYITDRNFPDKAIDALDEAGSRVHLTNINVPKEIEEQEKLIEDARVLKAEAVKSQNFELAASYRDREKELSARLDEMKEEWEVRLKDDRQLVGEEEIANVISMMSGIPVQRMAQAESLKLAGMKEDLQAKVVAQDAAIEKLTKAILRSRVGLKDPNRPIGTFMFLGPTGVGKTHLAKQLAKYMFGSSDALIRIDMSEYMEKYTVSRMIGAAPGYVGYEEGGQLTEKVRRKPYSIVLLDEIEKAHPDVFNILLQVLDEGRLTDNYGRTIDFKNTVIIMTSNIGTRQLKEFGRGVGFAAQARTDDNEYSRSVIQKALNKTFAPEFLNRLDEIITFDQLSLDAITKIVDIELKGLYERIEAIGYKMVVDDEAKRFLAAKGYDVQFGARPLKRAIQNYLEDGLSELIVSAGLQPGDTVNVSVDKEKDELSITKA